One part of the Triplophysa rosa linkage group LG5, Trosa_1v2, whole genome shotgun sequence genome encodes these proteins:
- the slc7a8b gene encoding large neutral amino acids transporter small subunit 2 has translation MSKSVSRRRAASVPDSDTSDKSTVALKKEIGLFSACGIIVGNIIGSGIFVSPKGVLENSGSVGLALILWFLTGLITAISALCYAELGVTIPKSGGDYSYVKYVFGGLAGFLRLWVALLVIYPTNQAVISLTFATYALQPLFPSCFPPEKALGLLAAVCLLLLTCINCLSVRWATLVQDVFTSGKLLALILIIIMGIVQICKGHFYWLEPAHAFDPLEPYEVGRIALAVLQGSFAYSGWNFLNYVTEELIDPYRNLPRAIFISIPLVTFIYVFVNIAYITAMSPQELLASNAVAVTFGEKLLGVMSWLMPISVALSTFGGVNGALFTSSRLFFAGAREGHLPSLLAMIHMNRCTPIPALIFTCIATLLMLCTTDIYTLINYVGFINYLFYGVTVAGQIVLRIKEPDMHRPIKVSLVWPAIYLVFWVLLMIVSVYSEPLVCCIGLVIMLSGVPVYFVGVYWENKPKCFSSFVDKMSRLGQKLCMVVYPAEDEGKKSDGEEKESST, from the exons ATGAGCAAGAGTGTTTCCAGACGCAGGGCTGCGTCGGTGCCGGACTCAGACACCAGCGACAAATCAACAGTGGCCTTGAAGAAAGAGATCGGACTGTTTAGTGCGTGCGGTATTATTGTGG GTAACATCATTGGTTCTGGGATCTTCGTAAGTCCGAAGGGTGTTTTGGAAAATTCTGGTTCAGTGGGTCTGGCTCTCATATTGTGGTTTCTTACTGGTCTCATCACTGCCATCAGTGCTCTGTGCTATGCCGAACTGGGAGTCACAATCCCAAAATCTGGGGGTGACTATTCCTATGTAAAGTACGTCTTTGGAGGGCTTGCTGG GTTTCTAAGGCTGTGGGTTGCCTTGTTGGTGATCTATCCGACTAACCAGGCCGTGATTTCTCTTACCTTCGCCACTTATGCACTGCAGCCTCTCTTTCCATCCTGCTTTCCTCCAGAGAAAGCCTTGGGTCTGCTCGCCGCAGTCTGTTTGT TGCTGTTAACCTGTATTAACTGTCTCAGTGTTCGCTGGGCAACACTTGTACAGGATGTGTTTACCTCAGGCAAACTTCTTGCTCTCATTCTCATCATCATTATGGGCATCGTGCAGATCTGCAAAG GTCATTTTTATTGGTTGGAACCTGCCCATGCATTTGACCCTCTGGAGCCGTATGAAGTGGGTCGCATCGCACTCGCTGTCCTCCAAGGCTCCTTTGCTTATTCAGGCTGGAACTTTCTGAACTATGTAACAGAAGAGCTTATTGACCCCTACAG GAACCTGCCTCGTGCCATCTTCATCTCGATCCCTCTGGTCACTTTCATctatgtttttgtaaatatcgCATACATTACAGCTATGAGCCCTCAGGAGCTGTTGGCCTCTAATGCCGTTGCTGTG ACATTTGGTGAGAAGTTGCTTGGGGTGATGTCATGGCTCATGCCCATTTCTGTGGCTCTGTCCACCTTCGGGGGGGTTAATGGTGCCCTTTTCACCTCATCTAG GTTGTTCTTTGCTGGTGCAAGAGAAGGTCATCTTCCTAGTCTGCTGGCAATGATTCATATGAACCGATGCACTCCCATACCAGCTCTAATCTTCACT TGTATAGCAACTCTGCTGATGTTGTGCACTACTGACATATACACTCTTATCAACTATGTTGGCTTCATTAACTACTTGTTTTATGGAGTTACTGTGGCTGGGCAGATTGTGCTTCGCATTAAAGAGCCAGATATGCATCGTCCAATAAAG GTGAGCTTGGTGTGGCCTGCAATTTACCTGGTCTTCTGGGTGCTACTGATGATCGTCTCTGTGTACTCTGAACCTTTGGTGTGCTGTATCGGTCTGGTCATCATGCTGTCAGGTGTCCCTGTGTATTTTGTTGGTGTCTATTGGGAAAACAAGCCCAAGTGCTTCAGTTCTTTTGTTG ATAAAATGTCACGTTTGGGACAGAAGTTGTGCATGGTGGTCTATCCTGCCGAGGATGAGGGCAAGAAAAGTGATGGTGAAGAAAAGGAGTCTTCCACATAG